Proteins encoded in a region of the Ziziphus jujuba cultivar Dongzao chromosome 3, ASM3175591v1 genome:
- the LOC107422438 gene encoding protein NO VEIN isoform X1 → MRGNHPSRFRPTAGGGGGRRQQQQRRPFQASNPNNMPQRFQAPNPTNNMPQRFQAPSPNNMPPFQPANPNVVYTQPQQQYQNQNGGFPLQQFPSPGFHQPQPSQNLRELIEMVDRAVVKARRDLLAAGESVTAWKVSQSALLMLQIDNWGSLGFQMQQVPSLRSLIHIEAKINAFINCFVAVRRITSLYDLEVAICDNEAIGQFEELELGPFLRHPLVQHYFSVNLDTTEVFKITSEEIIALLNRFMYSSKNKDIKVDEFLDFICKKRSVSGKEKLGIRIQSLGMHISAISKARNSESAVLKKHQGTSEPKFDKKCRKRPLSPSQKKLLDERFNAISERVENFSHVNKNFCGKHIKFDSTSSEDEQTDDCKYDDDNDSVSGGHMDFSSQSIKSSEQISSCPYPSATEEMKRLGLKGESCSGLSPASAIQRNYQDGVPAKKQRKYDNPNVIEKSVLPSENSPKTKKFNHMADFSMANDSLGSFISTWKEVCIGHTVTEVFEKMLHFIIQNQLGRKFRITNALRKKIKFIFSSYPFIGLLNVAVSSIKRGMWDSIYDTFQTISQNNLTKTFDGDPESERITVEPSLKNTVEIAEHLDEHPHSVSVEDIISKIATYPELDHDIQNNKKSRMEKLFILFRNLYNCEHWLMEQFSVKEFRSLGYGNFPLFLEKYLSLLPRGLWNFLIGDIGEKPPLEVCMMNHQLVVLVSQASNNLWENGKITKQNISLLLMRQFPFISFEVTENGSLEDFSSIVLKNKNNVISKSVVFSVTLHGTSDAVDSLAQYENDLVESASVGLHGGQIARIPVASTSKDAVKVLLKAPMLSDLNLWSHWDLLFAPSLGPLVPWLLNEVTTDALLCLVTRDGKVIRIDHSATVESFLEAAIKGCPFQTAVQLLSLFSVVGGEKHVPESLLKCHAQYAFKVILKNSLDGIDLNDSANPVLHGKMSCTEEISKVGIGNFGSDLDNNLSKTDIAVASISRFVLDSLKYLPAEFCGFAADIFLFGMRSIIKDAASAILCECSKTERLMLHEIGLSHGVMEWIDDYHAFCSNDATDMVMPTGSCLTAARSEIQLDSRCNQDTSDKSFTSESGIGGSVGDDGHNGQCTKVSSVISGADARIGRDTKHLSEIGEREDAALVIESIRRDEFGLDPSLPEAESSMVRKQHARLGRALHCLSQELYSQDSHFLLELVQNADDNVYPEYVEPTLTFILQDSSIIVLNNERGFSAHNIRALCDVGNSTKKGSNAGYIGQKGIGFKSVFRVTDAPEIHSNGFHVKFDITEGQIGFILPTIIPSCDIGLFSRLAYSGDDQLECNSWNTCIVLPFRSRLKEGTAMKNIISMFSDLHPSLLLFLHRLQCIKFRNLPEDSFTVMRKEIVGDGIVKVSHGNDKMTWFVVSQKLQADFIRRDVQMTEISIAFTLLELENGGYSPHLVQQPVFAFLPLRTYGLKFILQGDFVLPSSREEVDGDSPWNQWLLSEFPGLFVKAERSFCALPYFRENPGRAVAAYMSFVPLVGEAHGFFSVLPRLIISKLRVSNCLLWEGYHNEWVPPCKVVRGWNEQARYLLPDGLLREHLGLGFLDKNIVLSDALAMALGIEEYGPKILLRVMSSLCHTENGLKSMGLGWLSSCLIALYSMLVDSSDRASLGPGVELEFINDLRRIPCIPLSDGRYGTVNEGTIWLHFDALSTGFEGDHGLESFPNLYAKLRIVSPALLTASSPDGSHVDLTMVDKLNRMLYKVGIERLSAHEIIKVHILPAISAERIEDGDENLMIEYVCFVMYHLQSNCSDCHVERESIISELRNKAYILTNNGFKRPAEVSIHFSKEFGNPINIEKLTGFLDINWNEVSISYLKHPINKSLQYGLTNWREFFEGIGIADFVKVAQVEKNIADVLTLFKNLMTEGDLISPGSIAKDWESSELVDLMSIVSREGNNKCCAYLLEVLDTLWDSSFSDKATGYCTSKSAGVSKSFKSSFMSSISDVKWVLSSMDSELHYPKDLYHDCDAVRSILGSSAPYAVPKVRSEKLVSDIGFKTKVTLEDVLEIIKLWRRCETPFKASIMQMSKLYAFIWNEMTTLKKDLAEEFCSGPFIFIPFFSGSKHGDVVSGMFLSPNEVHWKDSTGAMDQMKNINCQHLSADLSRPLNKTLYSFYPNLHDFFVVGCGVHESPPLRSYLQILQQLSSVKLPSQAATSVFKVFLQWTEGLKSGLSPEDVVYLKESLKQIECTVLPTVQDKWVSVHPSFGLVCWCDDRKLKKKFKHVDGIDFVYFGELSKDDKETVKTKVSVLMKTLGIPALSEVVSREAIYYGLADSNLKASLVNWALPYAQRYLYSIHPDKYSQLKQCGFSAPNTLQVVAVEKLFYRDVIKSCGGASDKRIESTCLLQGNILYTTEESDAHTLFMELSRMFFDGVPELHLANFLHMITTMAESGSTEDQTEIFILKTQKIPKLPDEESIWSLKSVSSIPETDELLQTNVVLTNANEQSTSKSKRRAGIHSSWPPADWKTAPGFAYARANGFRTNASVATPSGSSLKKDEDDCQGIFRNDSITPTSIDNDWTFEDDSPTTSTALILSDSNNLEHCGYVYKEADLHSELDPTDSNPISEHPESCSSTFSKRDLCFGTPNPVQAMLTGRLGEHLAFKYFTGKLSNSYVNWVNKENETGLPYDIIIEDQENQENGKEFIEVKSTKSPRKDWFLISSREWQFAMEKGDAFSIAHVVILGNNTARVSVFKNPANLCRLGRLQLVVMMPKQGNEFSVVS, encoded by the exons ATGCGCGGAAACCACCCTTCTAGATTCCGTCCTACCGCCGGCGGCGGCGGCGGCCGGAGGCAGCAGCAGCAGCGGCGGCCTTTTCAAGCTTCAAACCCAAACAACATGCCGCAGAGGTTTCAAGCTCCAAACCCTACTAACAATATGCCGCAGAGGTTTCAAGCTCCGAGCCCTAACAATATGCCGCCGTTTCAACCTGCAAACCCTAACGTTGTTTATACTCAACCACAACAGCAGTATCAGAACCAAAATGGTGGATTTCCACTCCAGCAGTTTCCGAGTCCGGGGTTTCATCAGCCTCAGCCTTCTCAGAACTTGAGGGAACTGATTGAGATGGTCGATCGTGCCGTTGTGAAGGCTCGGCGAGACCTTCTGGCCGCCGGAGAAAGCGTAACGGCGTGGAAGGTTTCTCAGTCGGCGCTTCTGATGCTTCAGATTGATAACTGGGGCTCTTTGGGGTTTCAAATGCAGCAAGTGCCGTCTCTTCGCAGCTTAATACACATTGAAGCTAAG ATAAATGCATTTATCAATTGCTTTGTTGCGGTCCGTAGAATTACGTCATTGTACGATTTGGAAGTGGCAATATGCGACAATGAGGCCATTGGGCAGTTTGAAGAGCTGGAATTGGGTCCTTTTTTGAGACACCCGCTAGTTCAGCATTATTTCTCAGTTAATTTAGATACAACTGAAGTATTTAAGATAACTAGTGAAGAAATAATAGCTTTGCTTAATCGATTCATGTACTCtagtaaaaataaagatattaaagTTGATGAATTTTTGGATTTCATCTGTAAGAAGCGATCAGTTTCAGGCAAGGAAAAGCTTGGTATACGAATTCAAAGCTTGGG GATGCATATTTCTGCAATCTCAAAGGCCAGGAATTCAGAGAGTGCTGTTCTAAAGAAACATCAAGGTACATCTGAACCAAAATTTGACAAGAAATGCAGAAAGCGCCCTCTTTCTCCCTCACAGAAAAAGTTACTAGATGAACGTTTCAATGCCATTTCAGAGCGTGTTGAAAACTTCTCACACGTGAACAAGAACTTTTGTGGCAAGCacataaaatttgattcaaCAAGCTCAGAGGATGAACAAACTGATGATTGTAagtatgatgatgataatgactCTGTTAGTGGAGGTCATATGGATTTCTCATCACAATCCATTAAGAGTTCTGAACAAATAAGTAGTTGTCCTTACCCGTCTGCAACCGAAGAGATGAAACGGCTTGGATTGAAAGGTGAAAGCTGTAGTGGCCTTTCTCCAGCTAGTGCTATCCAAAGGAACTATCAGGATGGTGTACCAgctaaaaagcaaagaaaatatgACAATCCAAACGTCATAGAGAAAAGTGTTCTTCCTTCTGAGAATAGTCCTAAAACCAAGAAGTTTAACCATATGGCAGATTTTTCAATGGCCAATGATTCTTTGGGGAGCTTCATATCAACCTGGAAGGAAGTGTGTATAGGACATACAGTTACCGAG GTGTTTGAGAAGATGCTTCATTTTATCATACAAAATCAGCTGGGGAGGAAATTTAGGATAACAAATGCACTgcggaagaaaataaaattcatattttcatcTTATCCATTCATTGGGTTGCTGAATGTTGCT GTTTCATCTATCAAAAGGGGAATGTGGGATAGCATTTATGATACTTTCCAAACAATCAGTCAAAATAATTTAACTAAAACATTTGATGGGGATCCCGAGTCTGAACGTATAACTGTTGAACCAAGTTTGAAGAACACAGTAGAAATTGCTGAACACTTAGATGAGCATCCACACA GTGTTTCAGTGGAAGATATTATCAGTAAAATAGCAACATATCCTGAACTTGATCATGACATCCAAAACAACAAGAAATCTCGTATGGAGAAATTATTTATCCTCTTCAGGAACCTTTACAACTGTGAGCATTGGCTGATGGAACAATTTTCTGTCAAGGAGTTTAGATCCCTTGGTTATGGGAATTTTCcactatttttagaaaaatatctCTCTCTGCTACCACGAGGGTTGTGGAACTTCTTAATTGGTGACATAGGTGAGAAACCTCCCTTGGAGGTTTGCATGATGAATCACCAGTTGGTTGTATTAGTATCACAAGCTTCAAATAATTTATGGGAgaatggaaaaattaccaagcAGAATATATCTTTGCTGCTTATGAGACAGTTCCCATTCATTAGTTTCGAAGTTACTGAAAATGGTTCTCTGGAAGACTTTTCAAGTATTGTGTTGAAGAATAAAAATAACGTAATTTCTAAATCTGTTGTATTTTCTGTAACATTACATGGAACAAGTGATGCTGTGGATTCGTTAGCCCAATATGAGAATGACTTAGTTGAGAGCGCTTCGGTGGGACTTCATGGTGGCCAGATAGCAAGAATCCCTGTAGCTTCTACGTCTAAGGATGCAGTTAAAGTCTTACTGAAGGCTCCAATGTTGTCAGATTTAAACTTATGGTCACATTGGGACCTTTTGTTTGCTCCCTCTCTTGGTCCTCTTGTACCTTGGTTATTAAATGAAGTCACGACAGATGCACTTTTATGTTTGGTGACCAGAGATGGGAAGGTGATTCGAATAGATCATTCAGCTACTGTAGAATCATTCTTGGAAGCTGCAATTAAAGGATGCCCTTTCCAAACTGCGGTGCAGTTGTTATCTCTGTTCTCTGTGGTCGGGGGAGAAAAGCATGTTCCTGAATCCCTTTTGAAATGCCATGCACAATATGCATTTAAAGTGATCTTGAAAAATTCTCTCGATGGTATTGATTTAAATGACAGTGCAAATCCTGTGCTTCATGGAAAAATGTCTTGCACGGAGGAAATATCTAAAGTTGGCATTGGTAATTTTGGAAGCGATTTAGACAACAACTTGAGCAAAACGGATATTGCAGTAGCTTCTATATCAAGGTTTGTCCTTGACAGTCTTAAATATCTACCTGCAGAATTCTGTGGATTTGCTGctgatatatttctttttgggatGCGATCCATCATAAAAGATGCTGCTTCGGCCATTTTATGTGAATGCAGCAAAACAGAACGTCTGATGCTTCATGAAATAGGATTATCTCATGGGGTAATGGAATGGATTGATGATTACCATGCATTTTGTTCGAATGATGCTACTGATATGGTCATGCCTACAGGTTCATGCTTGACAGCAGCTAGATCTGAAATACAGTTAGACTCAAGATGTAACCAAGATACATCAGATAAGTCTTTCACATCTGAATCAGGGATAGGTGGATCTGTTGGGGATGATGGACACAATGGACAATGTACCAAGGTTAGTTCTGTGATCAGTGGTGCAGATGCTAGAATTGGTAGGGACACGAAACATCTTTCTGAAATTGGTGAGCGTGAAGATGCAGCCCTTGTCATTGAGTCTATCAGGAGAGATGAATTTGGTCTGGATCCAAGCCTTCCGGAGGCTGAGAGTAGCATGGTAAGGAAACAGCATGCTCGCTTAGGGAGAGCATTGCACTGCCTTTCACAGGAATTATATTCTCAGGATTCACATTTTCTTCTTGAGTTG GTCCAGAATGCTGATGATAATGTCTACCCAGAATATGTGGAGCCAACTCTAACATTCATACTTCAAGATTCAAGTATCATTGTTTTAAATAATGAGCGAGGTTTCTCTGCCCACAATATTAGGGCGCTGTGCGATGTTGGGAATTCAACAAAAAAGGGATCTAATGCTGGATATATAGGCCAGAAGGGTATTGGGTTTAAATCAGTATTTCGG GTGACAGATGCTCCAGAGATTCATTCCAACGGGTTTCATGTTAAGTTTGATATAACTGAGGGTCAGATTGGTTTCATTTTGCCAACAATTATACCTTCTTGTGATATTGGCTTGTTTAGTAGGCTTGCATATAGTGGTGATGATCAATTGGAATGTAATAGCTGGAACACTTGCATTGTGCTTCCTTTTAGATCTAGACTAAAAGAAGGAACTGCCATGAAAAACATAATTTCCATGTTTTCGGATCTTCATCCATCTTTGTTACTCTTTCTTCACCGCCTCCAGTGTATCAAGTTTAGAAACTTGCCTGAAGATTCATTCACTGTCATGagaaaagaaattgtgggaGATGGTATTGTTAAAGTCTCACATGGGAATGATAAAATGACATGGTTTGTTGTTTCTCAGAAGTTACAGGCAGATTTTATTCGCCGTGATGTACAAATGACAGAAATCTCGATTGCATTTACCCTGCTGGAATTAGAAAATGGTGGTTATAGTCCACACTTGGTTCAGCAGCCTGTTTTTGCTTTTCTTCCTCTAAGAACTTATGGCCTGAAATTTATCCTTCAGGGTGATTTCGTTCTTCCTTCATCAAGAGAGGAAGTGGATGGAGATAGCCCATGGAACCAGTGGTTATTGTCAGAATTTCCAGGTTTGTTTGTCAAGGCAGAGAGATCTTTTTGTGCTCTTCCATATTTTAGAGAAAATCCAGGAAGAGCTGTTGCAGCTTACATGAGCTTTGTTCCACTTGTTGGGGAAGCGCATGGCTTTTTTTCTGTTCTTCCACGATTGATTATTTCTAAGTTACGCGTGTCTAACTGTTTACTTTGGGAGGGATACCACAATGAATGGGTTCCTCCTTGCAAGGTTGTCAGAGGTTGGAATGAGCAAGCCCGCTATCTTCTTCCTGATGGATTACTTCGTGAGCACCTAGGCCTTGGATTCTTGGATAAGAATATAGTTTTGTCTGATGCACTTGCAATGGCACTGGGTATTGAGGAATATGGACCCAAAATTCTACTTCGAGTTATGTCTTCCTTATGTCACACAGAAAATGGCCTCAAATCAATGGGCCTTGGCTGGTTGTCCTCTTGTCTAATTGCACTTTATTCAATGTTGGTAGATTCCTCTGACAGAGCTTCATTAGGTCCTGGAGTTGAACTAGAATTTATAAATGACCTTCGAAGAATTCCCTGTATTCCTCTCTCAGATGGTAGATATGGCACAGTAAATGAAGGTACAATTTGGTTACATTTTGATGCCTTATCCACTGGTTTTGAAGGTGACCATGGACTTGAATCTTTCCCAAATTTATATGCTAAACTTCGGATTGTAAGTCCTGCCCTCCTAACTGCATCATCTCCTGATGGTTCACATGTTGATTTGACTATGGTTGATAAACTAAACAGAATGCTTTATAAAGTTGGCATTGAGCGTTTGTCTGCGCATGAAATCATCAAGGTGCATATACTGCCAGCGATATCTGCTGAGAGAATTGAAGATGGGGATGAGAATTTGATGATAGAATATGTTTGTTTTGTGATGTACCACCTACAGTCAAACTGCTCTGATTGTCATGTTGAAAGGGAGTCAATAATCTCAGAATTGCGAAATAAAGCTTACATTTTAACAAATAACGGCTTTAAGCGACCGGCTGAAGTTTCAATTCATTTCAGTAAAGAATTTGGAAATCCTATAAACATAGAAAAGTTGACTGGTTTTCTGGATATTAATTGGAATGAGGTCAGCATCTCTTATTTGAAGCATCCAATCAATAAGTCGCTTCAATATggactgacaaactggagggaATTTTTTGAAGGAATTGGCATCGCTGATTTTGTAAAAGTAGCACAAGTTGAGAAGAACATTGCTGATGTTCTCACTTTATTTAAGAATTTGATGACAGAGGGAGACTTGATTTCCCCTGGATCAATTGCCAAAGATTGGGAATCTTCTGAGTTGGTTGACTTGATGTCCATAGTGAGCAGGGAGGGTAACAATAAATGTTGTGCATATCTCTTAGAGGTTCTTGACACGTTGTGGGATTCTTCCTTTAGTGACAAAGCAACAGGTTACTGCACTTCTAAATCTGCTGGGGTTAGCAAGTCGTTCAAGTCATCATTTATGAGCAGCATCAGTGATGTAAAGTGGGTATTATCAAGCATGGACAGTGAGCTTCACTATCCTAAAGATCTATATCATGATTGTGATGCAGTTCGATCAATACTTGGTTCATCTGCGCCATATGCTGTCCCAAAG GTAAGAAGTGAAAAGTTAGTAAGTGATATTGGGTTTAAGACTAAAGTTACACTTGAAGATGTTCTTGAAATTATAAAACTATGGAGAAGATGTGAGACCCCATTCAAAGCCAG CATAATGCAAATGTCTAAACTATACGCATTTATTTGGAATGAAATGACCACTTTGAAGAAGGATCTGGCAGAAGAGTTTTGTTCTGGACCTTTCatatttattccatttttttctgGCTCAAAGCATGGGGATGTGGTGTCTGGTATGTTTCTGTCTCCTAATGAAGTGCATTGGAAGGATTCAACTGGTGCTATGGACCAAATGAAGAATATCAATTGTCAGCACCTCTCAGCAGATTTATCTCGCCCCTTGAACAAGACATTGTACAGCTTTTATCCAAACCTTCATGACTTCTTTGTTGTTGGCTGTGGCGTACATGAGTCCCCTCCTCTGCGTAGTTACCTTCAGATTCTGCAGCAGTTATCCAGTGTCAAGTTGCCTTCACAGGCAGCTACTTCT GTTTTTAAAGTTTTCCTGCAGTGGACTGAAGGTCTGAAATCAGGATTGAGTCCAGAGGATGTTGTTTACTTGAAAGAATCTCTTAAACAGATCGAGTGTACAGTGCTTCCTACTGTACAAGATAAATGGGTTTCTGTGCACCCTTCCTTTGGTCTTGTGTGCTGGTGTGATGATAggaagttaaaaaagaaatttaagcaTGTTGACGGCATTGATTTTGTATACTTTGGTGAACTGAGCAAGGATGATAAAGAGACAGTTAAAACTAAAGTGTCTGTCCTCATGAAAACTTTAGGAATACCTGCACTTTCAGAG GTTGTAAGTCGTGAAGCAATATACTATGGTCTAGCAGACTCCAACTTGAAAGCTTCACTTGTGAATTGGGCTCTTCCTTATGCTCAGCGCTACTTGTATAGCATACATCCTGATAAATACTCTCAACTCAAGCAGTGTGGATTCAGTGCTCCAAATACTCTACAAGTAGTTGCTGTTGAGAAGCTGTTCTACAGGGATGTTATAAAGAGTTGTGGTGGTGCATCTGATAAGCGAATTGAATCTACCTGTCTTTTGCAG GGTAATATTTTGTATACAACCGAAGAATCAGATGCTCATACCTTATTCATGGAGCTTTCTCGTATGTTTTTTGATGGTGTTCCTGAATTACACTTGGCAAATTTCCTCCACATGATCACAACCATGGCAGAATCAGGTTCCACAGAGGATCAAACAGAGATTTTTATCTTGAAGACTCAAAAGATACCAAAGCTTCCTGATGAAGAATCCATTTGGTCCCTTAAATCTGTGTCTTCGATACCAGAGACTGATGAATTGCTCCAGACGAATGTTGTGTTGACAAAtgcaaatgagcaaagtacatCTAAATCCAAAAGGAGAGCCGGAATTCACTCAAGCTGGCCTCCTGCGGATTGGAAAACTGCACCAGGTTTTGCTTATGCTCGTGCAAATGGTTTTAGGACAAATGCTTCTGTTGCAACCCCTAGTGGCAGCTCACTGAagaaagatgaggatgattGTCAAGGCATTTTCCGTAATGATAGCATCACTCCAACCTCAATTGATAATGACTGGACTTTTGAAGATGATTCACCTACAACATCGACTGCTTTGATTTTGTCGGACTCCAATAATTTAGAACACTGTGGCTATGTCTACAAGGAGGCTGATTTGCATAGTGAACTTGATCCCACTGATTCAAATCCCATCTCTGAGCATCCTGAATCTTGTTCATCTACTTTTAGCAAGAGAGATCTTTGTTTTGGTACACCCAATCCAGTGCAGGCAATGTTAACCGGGAGACTTGGTGAGCATCTtgcttttaaatatttcactggGAAATTGAGCAATTCCTATGTAAATTGGGTTAACAAAGAAAACGAGACGGGTCTACCTTATGACATAATTATAGAAGATCAGGAAAACCAGGAAAACGGCAAAGAGTTTATTGAAGTCAAATCAACCAAATCTCCAAGGAAAGACTGGTTCCTGATATCATCGAGGGAATGGCAATTTGCTATGGAGAAAGGCGACGCTTTCAGTATTGCTCATGTCGTTATATTGGGTAATAACACTGCAAGGGTCTCGGTGTTTAAGAATCCTGCAAATTTGTGTAGGTTAGGCAGGCTACAGTTGGTTGTTATGATGCCTAAGCAAGGAAATGAATTTTCCGTAGTCTCTTAA